The nucleotide window ATCGCCGTCGTCCTGCTGCAGGCGGGCAAGGGCGCCGACATCGGCTCGGCCTTCGGCGGCACCGGCAGCCAGGCGGTGTTCGGCTCCATGGGCACGCCCACGCTGCTCGGCAAGATCACCACCGGCATCGCCATCGTGTTCATGGTGACGTCGTTCTGGCTGGCTGCGCAGGGCAGCCATCGGGTCGGCTCAACGATCATGCCGGCCACCGTGCCCCCGCCGGCGACCGCGCCGGCCCCCGCCGCACCCGCTCCGGCCGCGCCCGCTCCGACGGCTCCCGCGCCCGCTCCCGCCGGCCAGAAATAGGCGCGATGCGCCGCCTTGCCGGTGTCGCGACGGTGCTGGGGGCCGTCGCCGCGCTCGTAGCGGGGTGCGGGACGCCGGCCGACACGCGAACGGACGCGGCCCAGGGCGCGGGCGCCGAGCGCGCCTACGGGGACACCTTCGTGGAGGCGTCCATTG belongs to Candidatus Methylomirabilota bacterium and includes:
- the secG gene encoding preprotein translocase subunit SecG; this translates as MFILVVIVHVIVCLMIIAVVLLQAGKGADIGSAFGGTGSQAVFGSMGTPTLLGKITTGIAIVFMVTSFWLAAQGSHRVGSTIMPATVPPPATAPAPAAPAPAAPAPTAPAPAPAGQK